aaggtaataaaaacacaaaggctcattatgtaaggtctttgtACTCCACtcaaaacatagttatgtatattatattgcctTATATtgcaatagatcctcataaatactacacactgcacctttaaaatattcCACCATTTATAATCATACAGATAAGAacaagacattttttatttgtgtacactcacaataaaaacaaaacagtgcGCTTTTGtataataaagtaaaaacaaaccGGATGTTGCCTTGATTTCCTTGTTTTTGGAGAGCAGCACAGAAAACCGAACCGAGATTCAGCCTATAGCCTACTACTCCTTGCACAGTTTGTTTCGTTTTGTTAATCAGTTAATATTTAAGTGAAATATATTTGCACATTTATTCCTTTtacatatataattttattgacTTTTTCCTCCGTTCACAGAAGCGCTGCAGGTGTGTGATGTGACGATGAATCCtcactttctgttgtttattCTGCTATTTGCGCATGTAAAACTAAACCCCTGGAAAAcaaattttgttatttttaatgggTCACAGACACTTATCCATTCTAATTTGATTTAACAATCTTATAGGTTAATGGCCCGGTTAAGGAGTTTCGGTTGCAAGTTAGGGGGGGGAAAGGCTAAATAAACATCCCTAACCACTCTACATTATTTTTCTtgttaaatatttgattttacaaCGAAATTAATCAGATCACAGAAGTAACATTGGTTGCGAACTATATTTTACAGGGACATAAAggatttctttttaaattatcATCATTTACACATTGCTCTAAAACTGTATGAAgaatatttaaacttttttttgatcAAACAACTAAAGTCAGTGCTCAGTGGGGCTTGAAACAACACTGAATCCCATTGACTTTTATTGTATAGACAAAAAATAAGTAACTAGTGTACTTGTACTTGTCAAATACATAACTCACTTACCACTTAACAACTCAACCCAGCTCTGGACTGTCTCTGGAGGTTGAGTCTCTTTAATATGTTTCAATGCCTCATCCAGCAACATGTCTCCAGTGGGGGCATCAGACTTACACAACACCTGGTTAACAACCAAGCAAAAAGAGTCAAGATAAAGTGTAAAAGTTGCATTTTAAAAAGCCTCACAATTACACACACCTTTCTGGTCAGAAGGCTTTTCCTCCTCATTCCAGATGCCTCCAGTTGTAGGCGTCCTCTTATGGCCAGCTCAATAAGCATACATCCTCTAAGACCAGACGATATGCAATCATTCCAGAATGACGTGTAACCCTATGCAAGACAGAAGTTAATCGATTATTATTCTtagaataaaatgaaaataaatatttgtataaaCAGATGACCAAGTTATATGGTCCCGTCCtgattgcatttattttgtatgAAATCAACAAGATTGGCCTAACTATGATGTTTTGCAATTGTTATATGCAGGGAAGTTGTAAAGAGTAACACTATTAACATTTACGACAGAACACTTGGTAACCTGTCTTTTAGCCATATGTTGCTAAAAAAAAGCACGACTGAGACCCTCTTATCAGGCTAAATGGTGACGGTCTCCAGGAACAGCTGTTCTTAAGACACTTAATCTGGGTCATATAACAGGATTTATCTAGTCCTCATCTTAACCATCTTCTTCCTGGCGACCATTTGACTAACAAAGCCACACAAGTCACGCCAAACCTCTCGATCCTTCAGTCCGAGCAGCAACACCTCTTCCATCAAAGTCAGTCGTGTTTCTTTGGAGTCTCCCTTGTCTTCGTCCTCCTCTTCTCCGCGGCGAGACTCATACTCGTCGTCCTCTCCGGGGCTTTTCTCCTTATCCGCGGCGTTACGCGAGGCCTCGGTCCGTCTCTGCACCAGGCCCGAGCTTCTCTGCGTTAGCGAAGTCATTGTTTGCACAAGCCTGAAAACACCAATGTGTTTAACAGTCTTTTAATTGTACATCCGACAGATGATGTCTATATTCACGCTGCTCCGTGCCCCTATAACTGTTTCATCAATATACTTTCTGTTGACGTGGATGTTTACATGCATCCGGGACGTTCCACCTCTTCCACTCTTATTTCCTTATTCAATATGGCGGACGTTGATGACGCAATGACGCATGTAATGTGACGTCTACGCGAACGTTTGCGCGAAAACGCCCGCGGATCCTATTCCTGTGGTGATATTTATAGAATGGATATGCTTTAAATGAGGACGCGCTGTAAGTCTTCttgatttgaaaataaataaagtatttattttcCCCACATTAATTTCCCACATATCTTGTACAGTTATGTGGTTTCGGTTCATGAAcccagtgtatactttttttcttgatttaccccgaaagaatggaagtaAAATGTcacatgccccataggtgggtACACTAGACTTAACATGTGTCAGCTGAAAATGGTAGGCTAGTCTATATGAATGatctaataaaaaataaaaatattcaagATAAACAAAAATAGTtcgtcaataaaatacaatcatTAAACTTTTCAtataaaataatggcatttttaataattcattttttctctctccattTTTCACCATAAAACACAGTTAGGCCTACATGActcaaaacataataataatttaattatttatgaacATGACTCTCAGTGTTCATTCAcccctttgacatgttttttcaatataattcataaaagTTATGGTTATAACTTATATTAGTAAACTTTTAACGTTCTTATATAAACTTTCTCTTCTTTCTTTAGCCAAAAATCCAGAACATTGAGGCAAGGTTTTTTAGTAACAATATAAAGAGAACCAATGCAGAACGTTGTTTAATGGTTATGTTAAGGCTTCATTTTCATAACTATAGTTTAATGTTGAAAGTTCCATTTGTGTTTATATGATCAGAtgtaaaacaaacttttatttaatcCATTTAAATCTATTCCAGAATGGAACCGAGGTACAAttgaacaaataaaataaaccttCAGCTATCACAGGAAACTGGAAAGGTTATTTTAAAACGTCATTGttacaaacaataaataaataaataaattaaattaaaatgggaAGCCATATAAAAATTTGGAAAAATTGGCCTACTGATATTTggaaatacaaatataatgcTTACAGCACTGGTAATCTATTACAAAACACCGTTGCAAGATTGGAAATTTAATAGTCAAATCATAAtattaaaaagtgcttataattATGATGATATAATATTTTGGTTAGTTTGATAGCCTATCATATTAAAACCGATGAAATACAATCATGAAAGCAATTATCTTCTGCACTTATTTCACTGTTATGTATAGCCTACACCATCATCATCAGTTTGCCACATATTGCGAATGTACCACATATTGTACCTGTTGTGGGCGTGTCGAAGTGTAAGAGGGCGGGGCTTCCGTACAGTAGCTCTCAAGCTCAGCGTCGATCACCTGATTGGTGCACCTGCATCTACGTCACATCAACTCAATAAAAAAGGAGCGAGACAGACTTCCATTAGTGGACTGTAGATGTTAATATCATTTAGAAGATAACGGCGCATTTGCTTCCTGACATGGGAGATCCACAGAACAGTAAGCTTTCATTGATCAAAAGTTAATTTTAAGCCAATTAAGCCTTATTATAGGCTATAGCGTCAGCTTAGCTATtcgtattttttaaatgtcactaATATAAGACTAGAAATATgtataatgtgatatttgttaaGGAAATACCCTGATTTCGTACTGCGTGGGTTGTGGGCATGAGATCCTGGATCGCTTCATTCTCCGGGTTTTTCCTGATCTGGAGTGGCACGCGCAGTGTCTGAGGTGCGCGGAGTGCCATCAGTCTCTGGACGAGTCCTGCACCTGCTTCATCAGAGATGGGAAAACCTTCTGTAAAGACCACAGGTGGGTCTTACAGCAAAGAATGTTTTTTATTACAGCCACTTTATATTGTGTTTTTAACTAGACTCAAACCTGTCCCTAAACTTACATATATGCCAACTCAATAGCAACAAAAGTGTTTTGTAATAGATGGACACAATACATGTTAAGTACAGATATTGTCTAACAATTATTTTATGTAAGTACAAAGACATGAATCAAATATAGCCTAAAGTGTGGTTTAACCAAATTGAAAGAATTTTAAAAGTTGGAAAAATTccaaaatatgtaaatatttgaTTCAGCAATTGTGTTTGTATTATTACTATTGTAATGAATGACATATACATTTGTGATTCAATTTTTCTCTGTCAGATTATGCAATAGTAAATGTGCAAGATGCCACAAAGCCTTTGTAACCAAGGAGTATGTCATGCGAACACGAGTGAATATTTATCACATCCAGTGTTTTCGATGCGAGAGCTGCAATCGTCCGTTACTCCCTGGCGATGAGTATGTTCTGCAGGACGGTCAACTGCTCTGTACAGACCATCCTGAGTTTTTGAACCAGTTAAAGTGTGCATCAAATAGCCAGCAGAAGGAGACTGCTGATCTATCCGGTAAGTCTACTAAGTTTCTGGACAAGCTTCCCAATCCAGAcagcatttaaatgtttattcacAGGTGACTCTATGTCAGACCTCAAGGTTGAATCGcagttgaattttattttacagattgAATCCTTGTTGATCACAACTGACAAAAATATGTTCTTAGAATGTTTTGCTAACATTCCAATTAGAAGTTTATTGTCAAAAATGACAATGCTGTCACAATTGTTTCACCTTCATTTTGTTCAAAACCTGTATGCTTTTCTTgcttctgatgaacacaaaagatattttaaagaatgatgGTAacgggccccattgacttccatatattttttttcctagtCAATGGCTGCTGTCAACTGATTATAAACATTCTttgaaatatcttcttttgtgttcagaagaataagaaaaaaatcacaacataagggtgagtagtGAAGACAGAATttgatgaactatccctttaagttatgCAAAGCTTATTTTTAAATGCTCAAAACTAGTTTctaaaatgatttttaaatgttttttcttggTTATATCAACATTTCGTTTTATAATTTTGTAAACATTATGGAAACGCtacttttgaatgttttaaaaacataaaaaaaatgctgtattaaAATACTTAAGGAAAAAAAACCTACCATGaatgtataaataatgtttttgtgctaacgttttgagaacattattaaactttgaacaaaccatttattaacattactggaaGAACATTTGCTCATAACTTTGAGAACGTGCCCAGTTAGCTGGTCTACTATGTCTTATTTTTCAATATGAAGAATTGATTATTAAAATTTCAGCATTGGTATATACATTTTTAGctaacctttttttaaagccatTTAGCATTAAATGTTATTTCATGTTGCTGTTATAACCCTGttgctggttcaccactgttccttccttggattACTTTTGATAGAAACTGACCACTGCATATCAGCAACACTCCACATGAGCTTCAGTCGTGTAGCACAATTTGGCCcatgtcaaactcactcaaatccttacacttgcccatttttcctgcttctaacacatcaactttaaggacaaaatgttcacttgctgcgtaatatatcccacccactaacaggtgccgtgatgaagagataatcagtgttattcacatcACACTTGATATAATGGAGGTAAAACCTCCCATTTTTTATGTGTCTATCACAGAGGGCATGAAATCCACAGCATCCTGGTCATCGGCGCAGAGGAGGTCAGAGAGAGTCACCCGCGTGAGGACGGTTCTCAGCGAGTCCCAGCTCCGCATGCTCCAGACCTGTTACAGGGCCAATCCCAGACCCGACGCCCTCATGAAAGAGCAGCTCGTGGAAATGACGGGCCTCAGTCCTCGGGTCATTCGCGTCTGGTTCCAGAACAAGCGATGCAAAGACAAGAAAAGAAGTCTGATGATGAGACACCCACAGACACAGCTTGAGGGCCGTCTGGTGAGTGAGCAGGATCTTATCCATAGCAGACCTTGCTTATTGTGTGACTGGGGTGAAACCTTGGTGGGCTAGCATTATCGTGCGATGCTTGGTCAGacttgattcatgattcatagATTTTTGATTGAATTGAAaagcaatttttacaaataaaaaaaagattcttaaTTCTTTAATACAGAAAAAGTAACTATTTAGGATTTTGTATTGCACCAAAGCTGAGGTCATAAGTTTACACTTGCTGAATAATTAAGAGGGAtttcttaaaggcacaatatgtaactTTCGCAGCTAGcggtcacttttttaaaacaaaggcgtagcttgatgatgcctTCATTTCGCAGAATTATGGGAGTTGCCAGGGGGAAAGAAAGCTAATGTATTTATTACCTTTACTAGTATGAAGCAGGGTGGGGCTGAAAGCCTTTGTTGCGGAACAAGTCCACTGGAGTGATTTCTAACGAGAGATACACGGCTAAAGAGCACTGGAGCTTTATTATGCCTCAGATGaccatttttgctttttctggacatgtgtatgtggggtaaccaagcggcaacctcccccagtgtctcttgaagccaatatggaagtgacttaaactgcaattcatcgactggccactagagacaggctccgagagagcagaatctcattgagccctatgttaaaatgcccaactttacagcagaaaaaaacatatttacagcctggtacaaattgtggttttggtctgtatggctaattttgcccttcatgacaactgtggggggtgatttttttttttatcactcatttgtttaaattatattaagccttaaagttctgcatactTTAGGGGTGTGGCCACTtcgattgacaggtggatagccgtttgtctgctatctgttAGTCGTCACCTCACCCATGTCCCGCCTTTTCCCCATTTTCAATTATCCGAGAGTGatgcgctg
The window above is part of the Pseudorasbora parva isolate DD20220531a chromosome 23, ASM2467924v1, whole genome shotgun sequence genome. Proteins encoded here:
- the golph3b gene encoding Golgi phosphoprotein 3, yielding MTSLTQRSSGLVQRRTEASRNAADKEKSPGEDDEYESRRGEEEDEDKGDSKETRLTLMEEVLLLGLKDREGYTSFWNDCISSGLRGCMLIELAIRGRLQLEASGMRRKSLLTRKVLCKSDAPTGDMLLDEALKHIKETQPPETVQSWVELLSGETWNPLKLHYQLRNVRERLAKNLVEKGVLTTEKQNFLLFDMTTHPLTNNTIKQRLVRKVQEAVLEKWVNEPQRMDKRLLALLFLAHSSDVLENAFAPLLDDQYDLAMKRVRLLLDLEPEAEAAKSGANELLWAVVAAFTK
- the isl1b gene encoding ISL LIM homeobox 1b, which translates into the protein MGDPQNRNTLISYCVGCGHEILDRFILRVFPDLEWHAQCLRCAECHQSLDESCTCFIRDGKTFCKDHRLCNSKCARCHKAFVTKEYVMRTRVNIYHIQCFRCESCNRPLLPGDEYVLQDGQLLCTDHPEFLNQLKCASNSQQKETADLSEGMKSTASWSSAQRRSERVTRVRTVLSESQLRMLQTCYRANPRPDALMKEQLVEMTGLSPRVIRVWFQNKRCKDKKRSLMMRHPQTQLEGRLVSEDPMLASPDSQDSDMMISPPWKLLSDFILQREAEHRSYQQLLSLSKEGPCSAGSEAVSISAQLPDTPNSLTATDISE